From a region of the Calliphora vicina chromosome 4, idCalVici1.1, whole genome shotgun sequence genome:
- the Mks1 gene encoding tectonic-like complex member Mks1, with translation MLHSLPKHSGIYFIKDNINNLQFKIHFRSINTLLTLPKYNVPEHINNELFISRTTNENSVPDDSKTVLLKWQQKLFSASECELYSDLKNCTSEQQKKYHEMLKEKDRNKKQTKKKRHRKQAKTESEDANIKGNFIFTYVHEDNFLPTNELDKNMSGKMKQHVDEPFEQMFVYAALKSDTQLVVLRWFNRDKLLYIYPDFTDLQNKPYFIEINSDYRHLYSYGIEDASSKALSLPTEQEQFLYLPVLSTHWRIEDELGNKFAMPPKRTQRCAILFTINDVTGFEYDNVHVRYHVQLPENTILEEGLIDATSHTAANCAANSSVHIGLTWQITLLCEEQFDPSQHLRIFFEVISIDSWERERVEGFAHYYLNVLEPCHGTIKLNCIRPVETLLESINRYFIGGRRKFNYERFVCELSEDKEAEAAPNFHCRYGGRMQNSGQLSLSCQMLTQRNCELLNPCLSRTSGMTLDDIMLAYKEARRRLEAVALN, from the coding sequence ATGTTACATTCTTTGCCAAAACATTCtggcatttattttattaaggacAATATCAATAACTTGCAATTCAAAATACATTTTCGTTCCATAAATACACTACTCACGCTACCAAAGTACAATGTGCCAGAACACATCAATAACGAATTGTTCATCTCAAGAACTACAAATGAAAATTCTGTACCAGATGATAGTAAAACTGTGCTCCTCAAATGGCAACAAAAACTATTCAGTGCAAGCGAATGCGAATTGTACAGTGATCTGAAAAACTGTACCAGTGAACaacagaaaaagtaccatgaaatgttaaaagaaaaggatcgaaataaaaaacaaacaaaaaagaaacgtCACCGTAAACAGGCCAAAACGGAGAGTGAAGATGCAAATATCAAGGGAAATTTTATATTCACGTATGTGCACGAAGATAATTTCTTGCCAACCAACGAGCTAGATAAGAACATGAGCGGAAAAATGAAACAACATGTGGATGAACCTTTTGAACAGATGTTTGTTTATGCAGCTCTTAAATCGGATACTCAATTGGTTGTCCTAAGATGGTTCAATAGGGATAAACTTCTTTACATATATCCAGATTTTACGGATTTGCAAAATAAGCCTTATTTTATAGAGATTAATAGTGATTACCGACACCTGTATTCGTATGGCATTGAAGATGCTTCGTCTAAAGCACTTTCACTACCAACCGAGCAAGAACAGTTTCTATATCTACCTGTACTTTCAACACATTGGCGTATAGAAGATGAACTTGGGAATAAATTTGCCATGCCTCCGAAAAGAACTCAAAGATGTGCCATACTCTTTACCATTAATGATGTTACCGGTTTTGAGTATGACAATGTCCATGTTCGTTATCATGTACAACTTCCCGAAAACACAATTCTGGAAGAGGGTCTAATAGATGCCACGTCACATACTGCAGCAAATTGTGCAGCTAACTCTTCCGTACACATTGGTTTAACTTGGCAAATTACTTTACTGTGTGAAGAGCAATTTGATCCTTCTCAACATTTGCGTATATTTTTCGAAGTCATATCGATTGATTCATGGGAACGAGAACGTGTCGAAGGCTTTGCTCACTACTACCTTAACGTTTTGGAACCCTGTCATGGTACCATCAAACTAAATTGTATTCGTCCCGTTGAAACGCTTTTAGAATCCATTAATCGTTACTTTATTGGAGGCCGCCGAAAATTTAACTATGAGCGCTTTGTTTGTGAACTTTCCGAGGATAAAGAGGCAGAGGCTGCGCCTAATTTTCATTGTCGGTATGGTGGACGCATGCAAAATTCCGGTCAACTGAGTTTATCCTGTCAAATGTTGACACAACGCAACTGTGAACTGTTAAATCCTTGTTTGAGTCGCACAAGTGGTATGACTTTGGATGACATTATGCTGGCGTATAAGGAGGCAAGAAGAAGATTAGAAGCGGTTGCATTAAATTAA
- the LOC135958226 gene encoding U3 small nucleolar RNA-associated protein 15 homolog, whose protein sequence is MYNFKPLNIKKYPKTHQVVTPDTEYWKKLSVPTLVKEFGAIDYVDFSPIEPHYFAVTCSVRVQIYNPITKLVVKNLSRFQETAYGGTFRQDGRLLVAGDEQGLVKLFDTSSKNVLRLFKGHKAPVHRVNFTSDLLHIASFSDDKTVKLWDVANEKAIHTFAHHQDYVRAGTVNPVSADVIVSGGYDGKINLYDTRSNEVTSTVDHGSPVESLLFLPTGGIFISAGGTEIRVWDAFAGCRLLTKLSQHHKTVTCLRLGSDGKRILSGGLDRHVKIYDVATYQTVHTLNFPNAVLSLGVAPNDQTVVAGMVDGLVSIQNMEVSRQKEKVQKPRRTHVLAGKAKVEVDHQITYETRHSLQKYDRHLRRYEYGSCLKSVMTLNVTSKTPEVTVSIMQELIHRKGLHRALAGRSGKSLCLIISFICRHIGEHRFMRVLIDVGMALLDVYEDKVHELPGKVAQKFVNLSVALRRQVALTYDLLELEGSLDMLIAASDVANKQDDMVHFIKDDNTASTLIQSIMAKESSIVTV, encoded by the exons atgtataattttaaacctttaaatataaaaaaatatcccaAAACTCATCAAGTTGTGACACCTGATACAGAATATTGGAAAAAGCTAAGC GTACCCACGCTGGTAAAGGAGTTTGGAGCCATTGACTATGTCGATTTTAGTCCCATAGAACCGCATTACTTTGCAGTTACCTGCTCCGTAAGAGTGCAGATTTACAATCCTATTACAAAGTTGGTCGTGAAGAATTTGTCGCGTTTCCAAGAGACGGCTTACGGTGGCACATTTCGTCAGGATGGACGTTTATTGGTAGCTGGTGATGAACAAGGTCTGGTAAAATTGTTCGATACCTCCAGCAAAAATGTTTTGAGATTGTTCAAAGGTCACAAAGCTCCCGTGCATCGAGTGAATTTCACATCGGACTTGTTGCATATCGCTAGTTTTTCAGATGATAAAACTGTAAAGTTGTGGGATGTTGCCAATGAAAAGGCCATACATACATTTGCTCATCACCAGGATTATGTACGAGCAGGCACAGTAAATCCAGTTTCAGCTGATGTCATTGTTTCGGGAGGTTACGAtggtaaaattaatttgtacgATACACGATCAAATGAAGTCACATCAACTGTAGATCATGGTAGCCCAGTGGAGTCTTTGCTCTTTTTACCAACTGGTGGAATCTTTATTAGTGCTGGAGGAACTGAAATACGAGTTTGGGATGCTTTTGCCGGATGTCGTTTGCTTACCAAACTTTCACAGCATCACAAGACGGTCACTTGTCTACGTCTGGGTTCAGATGGTAAACGTATTCTATCAGGAGGTTTAGATCGTCATGTTAAAATCTATGATGTGGCCACTTATCAAACTGTGCATACACTTAATTTCCCTAATGCTGTCCTCAGTTTGGGAGTGGCTCCCAACGATCAAACCGTCGTGGCTGGTATGGTAGATGGTTtagtttctatacaaaatatggAAGTATCACGTCAAAAGGAAAAAGTTCAAAAACCCAGGAGAACTCACGTTTTGGCCGGTAAAGCGAAAGTTGAAGTAGACCATCAAATTACCTACGAAACGAGACATAGTTTGCAAAAATACGATAGACATTTGAGACGTTATGAATATGGCAGCTGTTTAAAGAGTGTGATGACTTTGAATGTGACGAGTAAAACGCCTGAAGTGACGGTGAGTATAATGCAGGAACTTATTCATCGTAAAGGCCTTCATCGTGCTTTGGCAGGAAGAAGTGGCAAATCGCTTTGCCTTATCATTTCTTTTATATGTCGACATATTGGAGAGCATCGTTTTATGCGAGTTCTTATCGATGTCGGCATGGCGCTATTGGATGTTTACGAAGACAAAGTTCACGAGCTACCCGGCAAAGTCGCTCAAAAATTTGTAAATCTGTCAGTAGCTTTACGGAGACAGGTTGCACTAACTTATGATCTATTGGAGTTGGAAGGCTCTTTAGATATGTTAATAGCTGCTTCAGATGTTGCCAACAAACAAGATGATATGGTGCACTTTATTAAAGACGACAATACCGCATCAACTCTTATACAATCCATTATGGCGAAAGAATCATCCATAGTTACTGTGTAG
- the ksh gene encoding protein kish-A has product MSAIFNFQSLLSVILLMICTCAYLRSLFPSIMDRNKTGLLGVFWKLARIGERKSPYVAVACLVMAVSILFWT; this is encoded by the exons atg AGTGCTATTTTCAATTTCCAAAGTTTGTTGTCAGTGATTCTATTAATGATTTGCACTTGTGCCTACTTGCGTTCGCTGTTTCCCAGTATAATGGACCGCAATAAGACCGG ATTGCTTGGTGTTTTTTGGAAATTGGCTAGAATTGGCGAACGTAAATCTCCATATGTGGCGGTTGCATGTTTAGTAATGGCTGTTTCTATACTATTCTGGACGTGA
- the LOC135956202 gene encoding ubiquitin-conjugating enzyme E2 Q2 isoform X1 has translation MACLNTLKLEIKTLEKIFTKNHERFQILNSSVDELTCRFIGKNGKRYDIHANITETYPSSPPVWFAESEETSVTNAVQILSNTNGRDNHVINQVGILLRELCRLHNVPLPPDIDNLTIPFQLPPPNSASSLNHQPAAQHQIDDIESDQDDIEDPIGDSEQESEADEDLPLEMDDGRSTNKKDEMEVEHLATLERLRQSQRQDYLKGSVSGSVQATDRLMKELRDIYRSDSFKSNMYSIELVNDSIYEWNIRLKSVDPDSPLHNDLIMLKEKEGKDSILLNIIFKETYPFEPPFVRVVHPIISGGYVLVGGAICMELLTKQGWSSAYTVEAVIMQIAATLVKGKARIQFGATKVLSQAQYSLARAQQSFKSLVQIHEKNGWFTPPKEDG, from the exons ATGGCGTGTCTCAATactttaaaattagaaataaaaactTTGGAGAAGATCTTTACAAAAAATCACGAACGTTTTCAAATTCTCAATTCAAGTGTGGACGAACTCACTTGCCGTTTCATTGGAAAGAATGGCAAACGTTATGATATTCATGCTAATATCACG GAAACTTACCCATCTTCACCCCCAGTATGGTTTGCTGAGAGCGAAGAAACAAGCGTAACAAATGCTGTTCAAATACTAAGCAATACAAATGGACGTGATAATCATGTTATAAATCAG GTGGGCATACTATTACGTGAACTGTGCCGCCTACACAATGTTCCACTGCCGCCCGATATTGATAACCTGACAATACCGTTTCAATTGCCACCACCCAATAGTGCATCATCATTAAATCATCAGCCTGCAGCTCAGCATCAAATCGATGACATTGAATCAGATCAAGATGACATCGAAGATCCAATTGGCGATAGTGAACAAGAGAGTGAAGCCGACGAGGATCTACCATTGGAAATGGATGATGGACGCAGTACGAATAAG AAAGACGAAATGGAAGTGGAACATTTAGCAACACTAGAAAGACTGCGACAAAGTCAAAGACAAGACTACTTAAAG GGTTCAGTTTCCGGTTCCGTTCAAGCAACCGATCGTCTAATGAAAGAACTGCGTGATATCTATCGTTCTGATTCATTCAAGAGCAATATGTACTCCATAGAATTAGTAAATGATTCCATATACGAATGGAATATACGCCTTAAATCCGTTGATCCCGACAGTCCCCTACACAACGACTTGATTATGCTCAAGGAGAAAGAAGGCAAAGATAGTATTCTCTTAAATATAATCTTTAAAGAAACGTATCCCTTTGAGCCACCATTTGTCCGTGTTGTCCATCCAATAATATCCG GCGGATATGTTTTAGTTGGTGGTGCAATATGCATGGAATTGTTAACCAAACAGGGTTGGAGTTCGGCATATACAGTTGAAGCTGTCATTATGCAAATAGCAGCCACATTAGTTAAGGGCAAAGCCAGAATACAATTCGGTGCCACCAAG GTCTTATCACAGGCTCAATACAGTTTGGCGAGAGCGCAACAAAGTTTTAAATCCTTGGTGCAAATACACGAAAAGAATG GTTGGTTCACCCCTCCCAAAGAAGATGGCTAA
- the LOC135956202 gene encoding ubiquitin-conjugating enzyme E2 Q2 isoform X2, whose amino-acid sequence MACLNTLKLEIKTLEKIFTKNHERFQILNSSVDELTCRFIGKNGKRYDIHANITETYPSSPPVWFAESEETSVTNAVQILSNTNGRDNHVINQVGILLRELCRLHNVPLPPDIDNLTIPFQLPPPNSASSLNHQPAAQHQIDDIESDQDDIEDPIGDSEQESEADEDLPLEMDDGRSTNKKDEMEVEHLATLERLRQSQRQDYLKGSVSGSVQATDRLMKELRDIYRSDSFKSNMYSIELVNDSIYEWNIRLKSVDPDSPLHNDLIMLKEKEGKDSILLNIIFKETYPFEPPFVRVVHPIISGGYVLVGGAICMELLTKQGWSSAYTVEAVIMQIAATLVKGKARIQFGATKAQYSLARAQQSFKSLVQIHEKNGWFTPPKEDG is encoded by the exons ATGGCGTGTCTCAATactttaaaattagaaataaaaactTTGGAGAAGATCTTTACAAAAAATCACGAACGTTTTCAAATTCTCAATTCAAGTGTGGACGAACTCACTTGCCGTTTCATTGGAAAGAATGGCAAACGTTATGATATTCATGCTAATATCACG GAAACTTACCCATCTTCACCCCCAGTATGGTTTGCTGAGAGCGAAGAAACAAGCGTAACAAATGCTGTTCAAATACTAAGCAATACAAATGGACGTGATAATCATGTTATAAATCAG GTGGGCATACTATTACGTGAACTGTGCCGCCTACACAATGTTCCACTGCCGCCCGATATTGATAACCTGACAATACCGTTTCAATTGCCACCACCCAATAGTGCATCATCATTAAATCATCAGCCTGCAGCTCAGCATCAAATCGATGACATTGAATCAGATCAAGATGACATCGAAGATCCAATTGGCGATAGTGAACAAGAGAGTGAAGCCGACGAGGATCTACCATTGGAAATGGATGATGGACGCAGTACGAATAAG AAAGACGAAATGGAAGTGGAACATTTAGCAACACTAGAAAGACTGCGACAAAGTCAAAGACAAGACTACTTAAAG GGTTCAGTTTCCGGTTCCGTTCAAGCAACCGATCGTCTAATGAAAGAACTGCGTGATATCTATCGTTCTGATTCATTCAAGAGCAATATGTACTCCATAGAATTAGTAAATGATTCCATATACGAATGGAATATACGCCTTAAATCCGTTGATCCCGACAGTCCCCTACACAACGACTTGATTATGCTCAAGGAGAAAGAAGGCAAAGATAGTATTCTCTTAAATATAATCTTTAAAGAAACGTATCCCTTTGAGCCACCATTTGTCCGTGTTGTCCATCCAATAATATCCG GCGGATATGTTTTAGTTGGTGGTGCAATATGCATGGAATTGTTAACCAAACAGGGTTGGAGTTCGGCATATACAGTTGAAGCTGTCATTATGCAAATAGCAGCCACATTAGTTAAGGGCAAAGCCAGAATACAATTCGGTGCCACCAAG GCTCAATACAGTTTGGCGAGAGCGCAACAAAGTTTTAAATCCTTGGTGCAAATACACGAAAAGAATG GTTGGTTCACCCCTCCCAAAGAAGATGGCTAA